From Flectobacillus major DSM 103, one genomic window encodes:
- a CDS encoding response regulator transcription factor, with protein MKILVIEDNTELARNLQQFLSKEGIICEFCYTYQQAEDRLLSFDYDCVVLDIMLPDGNGLDILKLIKKNRLQSNILIISAKNSLDDKINGLELGADDYLTKPFHLSELLARLRAIYRRNVLGGDNIVVFNELTINTLTHEVKVHDTLLDLTKKEFDLLVYFLANKNRVITRQSIAEHLWGDYTDNLANFDFVYQHVKNLRKKISASNGKDYIGTVYGLGYKFETNPK; from the coding sequence ATGAAAATACTCGTAATAGAAGATAATACAGAACTGGCTAGAAATCTCCAGCAGTTTCTCAGCAAAGAAGGCATAATTTGCGAATTTTGCTATACTTATCAGCAGGCAGAGGATAGACTTCTGTCATTTGACTACGACTGTGTGGTATTGGATATTATGCTACCCGATGGCAATGGACTTGATATACTGAAGCTTATTAAAAAAAATAGACTTCAGAGTAATATTCTTATCATTTCGGCCAAAAACTCGCTTGACGATAAGATCAATGGTTTGGAATTGGGGGCAGACGACTATTTGACCAAACCTTTTCACTTGTCGGAACTACTGGCTAGGCTGAGGGCTATTTATCGAAGAAATGTATTGGGGGGCGACAATATTGTGGTTTTTAATGAGCTAACTATCAATACCTTAACCCATGAAGTAAAAGTACACGATACATTGTTGGATTTGACCAAAAAGGAGTTTGATTTGTTGGTGTATTTTTTGGCGAATAAAAATAGGGTTATTACTCGCCAGTCAATTGCCGAACACTTGTGGGGCGATTATACCGACAACCTAGCTAATTTTGATTTTGTGTATCAGCACGTAAAAAATTTGCGAAAAAAAATTAGTGCTTCCAATGGTAAAGACTATATTGGTACGGTGTATGGGCTTGGTTATAAGTTTGAAACCAATCCAAAATAA
- a CDS encoding helix-turn-helix domain-containing protein — translation MLLYIKYMISLRCKMLVKEELLKLGLHHVSIDLGVVEILEDITEQQYSKLKINLLKSGLELLDDKKSILIDKIKNVVIEMIHYSDELPKINYSDYISEKLNYDYTYLSNIFSEVKGITIQQFIIVHKIEKVKELLLYDELNLTEISYKLHYSSVAHLSNQFKKITGLSPSFYKQLKQKRNNLENLENNNI, via the coding sequence ATGCTTTTATATATTAAATATATGATTAGTCTTCGTTGTAAAATGTTAGTCAAAGAAGAACTCCTGAAACTTGGCTTACATCATGTTTCAATCGACCTAGGCGTTGTTGAAATCTTAGAAGACATTACAGAACAACAGTATTCAAAATTAAAAATTAACCTCCTAAAATCTGGCTTAGAGCTACTCGACGACAAAAAAAGTATCTTGATTGATAAGATAAAAAATGTCGTTATCGAAATGATTCATTATTCCGACGAACTCCCCAAAATCAATTATTCGGATTATATCAGTGAAAAACTCAACTACGACTATACGTATCTTTCCAATATTTTTTCGGAAGTAAAAGGTATCACTATTCAGCAGTTTATTATTGTTCATAAAATCGAAAAAGTAAAAGAGCTTTTACTGTACGATGAACTGAACTTAACCGAAATATCTTATAAGCTCCACTACAGTAGTGTTGCACATTTATCTAATCAATTTAAAAAAATCACGGGTTTATCACCCTCGTTTTACAAACAACTCAAACAAAAACGCAACAACTTAGAAAATTTAGAAAATAACAACATATAA
- a CDS encoding c-type cytochrome domain-containing protein, whose amino-acid sequence MKQIMLLGSMGLLLAIPACQNIKGDPSPNDITTTSPTENNTGSTSASDSSTTANTNTCGNTSSNASKGDSICFNTQVLPFIVSNCATSGCHDAKTRADGYELTSYATITKKGITAGSPSKSKIYTLMTRTDNERMPPPPAQALSKTQTDVIAKWILQGAKNVNCAVVVDTQHVTFSKTIMPLLATNCIGCHKTGSISGGVNLENYTSIKTYVDNKRLYGSVTYQSGYAAMPPISKLTDCQLSVIKKWIDAGAKNN is encoded by the coding sequence ATGAAGCAAATCATGCTATTGGGAAGTATGGGACTATTACTTGCAATACCAGCTTGCCAAAATATTAAAGGCGACCCTTCGCCCAACGATATAACAACAACAAGTCCTACCGAAAACAACACGGGAAGTACCTCGGCTAGCGATAGTAGTACCACAGCAAATACCAATACCTGTGGCAATACCTCTAGCAATGCCTCTAAGGGCGATTCTATTTGCTTTAATACGCAAGTATTACCATTTATTGTTAGTAACTGTGCCACAAGTGGCTGTCATGATGCCAAAACTCGTGCCGATGGCTATGAGCTAACCTCGTATGCCACTATCACAAAGAAAGGTATTACCGCAGGAAGTCCTAGCAAAAGTAAGATTTATACCCTTATGACTCGTACCGACAACGAAAGAATGCCGCCACCACCTGCACAGGCATTATCCAAAACACAAACCGACGTTATTGCTAAGTGGATTTTGCAAGGTGCAAAAAATGTAAATTGTGCGGTAGTAGTAGATACCCAACATGTAACGTTCTCTAAAACAATTATGCCATTGTTGGCTACCAACTGTATTGGTTGCCACAAAACGGGGTCTATTTCGGGTGGGGTTAATTTAGAAAACTATACAAGTATTAAAACATACGTTGACAACAAACGCCTTTATGGCTCTGTGACCTATCAGAGTGGGTATGCAGCCATGCCGCCAATAAGCAAACTAACTGATTGCCAGCTATCTGTTATCAAAAAGTGGATTGATGCTGGAGCTAAAAACAACTAA
- a CDS encoding TolC family protein, with protein MSLKRYAKWLFLFVCWLTTRNTMAQQPILTLSEAIKMGLQNFNSIKAKQRYQEASSVMVDNARRQFLPDVNTAIQQNYGTANGQFGPLYSYKGVGIAAAGPNATSQNWNTAFGALYATNINWEAYSFGRLAATLEVAKSQVVRDSLDVLQEKFAHTIKIGGAYFNVLAAQKFVEVSKANLKRVTALQEVVKARAKNGLNAGVDSSIANAEVSNARLSVIDAQNIEIQANSQLAVLLNLAPQHFELDSIYFVSIPSVLSSATTIDSNPTLKFFESRITISDNLQKLYLRNKLPTVNLFGAFQTKASGFKNDYTPDNQHIDGSYFGGISPSRSNFLIGAGVFWNFMAPTKIKKQIEAQKLITEALKYEYAQTQNQLQNQYILADQRIANALLSYQESPIQLEAAKNAYEQKALLYKNGLSNIIDLTQSLFVLNRAETNINVAYANVWQALLLKAATNGDVDLLMKQAR; from the coding sequence ATGTCTTTGAAACGCTATGCAAAATGGCTATTTCTCTTTGTGTGTTGGCTAACAACGAGAAATACGATGGCTCAGCAACCCATTCTAACCCTTTCGGAAGCCATCAAAATGGGTTTACAAAATTTCAATTCAATCAAAGCAAAACAACGATACCAAGAAGCCTCATCGGTTATGGTTGATAACGCTCGTCGCCAGTTTTTGCCCGATGTCAATACCGCCATTCAACAAAACTATGGTACAGCCAACGGTCAGTTTGGGCCACTGTATTCGTATAAGGGTGTTGGTATAGCCGCCGCTGGGCCCAATGCTACTTCACAGAATTGGAACACGGCCTTTGGGGCTTTATATGCTACCAATATCAACTGGGAGGCGTATTCATTTGGCCGTTTGGCAGCTACCCTAGAAGTGGCCAAATCGCAAGTAGTGCGTGATTCGTTGGATGTACTACAAGAGAAATTTGCTCATACTATCAAAATCGGCGGAGCTTATTTTAATGTATTAGCAGCCCAAAAGTTTGTAGAAGTAAGCAAAGCCAACCTCAAACGTGTAACGGCATTACAAGAAGTAGTAAAAGCTAGAGCCAAAAATGGCCTAAATGCAGGAGTAGACTCGTCGATTGCCAACGCCGAAGTGTCCAATGCTCGCTTGAGTGTAATAGATGCCCAAAATATTGAGATTCAAGCCAATAGCCAATTGGCGGTACTGCTCAATCTTGCTCCTCAGCATTTTGAGCTAGACAGTATATATTTTGTGAGTATACCAAGCGTATTGTCATCGGCAACAACAATTGATAGCAATCCTACTCTAAAGTTTTTTGAATCACGAATTACCATTTCTGATAATTTACAGAAACTGTATCTAAGAAATAAACTGCCTACAGTCAACTTATTTGGAGCATTTCAGACCAAGGCATCAGGCTTTAAGAATGATTATACACCCGACAACCAACATATAGATGGTAGTTATTTTGGCGGTATTTCGCCAAGTAGAAGTAATTTTTTGATCGGAGCAGGGGTATTCTGGAATTTTATGGCTCCTACCAAAATCAAAAAGCAAATAGAAGCACAAAAGCTGATTACAGAAGCCCTCAAATACGAATATGCTCAAACCCAAAATCAGTTGCAAAACCAATACATATTGGCCGACCAACGTATTGCCAACGCTTTGTTGAGCTACCAAGAATCGCCAATTCAGCTAGAAGCTGCCAAAAATGCTTATGAGCAAAAGGCTTTGCTTTATAAAAATGGATTGTCCAATATTATCGACCTTACCCAATCGCTTTTTGTACTTAACCGTGCCGAAACCAATATCAATGTGGCTTATGCCAATGTTTGGCAGGCTTTATTGCTCAAAGCCGCTACCAATGGAGATGTCGATTTACTTATGAAACAAGCTAGATAA
- a CDS encoding bifunctional helix-turn-helix domain-containing protein/methylated-DNA--[protein]-cysteine S-methyltransferase, with protein MNEQDQINYYRIATAINYIQKHFRSQPTLEEIAEAVHLSPFHFQRLFTEWAGVSPKKFLQYISVEYAKDILKEKKATLIDAVQETGLSGTGRLHDLFVNVEGMTPGEFKNGGEHLAINYSYAESPFGHILVASTTKGICYMVFIQNEHEAFEDLKRHFPKAHFRQITDRIQQNALHIFSSDWNKLDEIKLHLKGTDFQLKVWKTLLQIPLGSLSTYGEIAEKIQNPNASRAVGTAIGSNPVAFLIPCHRVIQATGAIGGYMWNPIRKTAIIGWEAARLSPDFLTTN; from the coding sequence ATGAACGAGCAAGACCAAATCAATTATTATCGAATAGCCACCGCAATCAATTACATACAAAAGCATTTCAGAAGTCAACCTACTTTAGAAGAAATTGCCGAGGCAGTTCATTTAAGTCCTTTTCATTTCCAACGCCTGTTTACCGAATGGGCAGGGGTAAGCCCCAAAAAGTTTCTTCAATACATTAGTGTTGAATATGCCAAAGATATTCTGAAAGAGAAAAAAGCTACGCTTATCGATGCCGTCCAAGAAACGGGCTTGTCTGGTACGGGTCGCTTGCACGACCTTTTTGTCAATGTAGAAGGTATGACCCCTGGCGAATTTAAAAATGGAGGAGAACATTTGGCTATCAATTATAGCTATGCCGAAAGTCCTTTTGGGCATATATTAGTAGCGTCGACCACCAAAGGAATTTGCTACATGGTATTTATCCAAAATGAACATGAGGCTTTTGAAGACCTTAAACGCCATTTTCCTAAAGCTCATTTTCGACAAATTACAGACAGAATACAACAAAATGCCCTGCATATTTTTTCGTCAGATTGGAATAAATTAGATGAGATAAAACTGCATTTGAAAGGAACAGATTTTCAGTTGAAAGTTTGGAAAACACTTTTACAAATCCCTTTAGGAAGCCTAAGTACTTATGGCGAAATCGCCGAAAAAATCCAAAACCCCAACGCTTCCCGAGCAGTAGGTACGGCCATAGGAAGCAACCCTGTAGCTTTTTTGATTCCATGCCATAGGGTAATTCAGGCGACAGGAGCGATTGGCGGATATATGTGGAATCCTATTCGTAAAACAGCAATTATAGGCTGGGAAGCCGCCCGACTAAGCCCTGATTTTTTGACGACAAATTAA
- a CDS encoding cation-translocating P-type ATPase yields the protein MFNNTFGITGLTKKQVATARKKHGTNTLTYKKENNFWTALTNLAKEPMVILLFVASCIYLISGKWGDSFFLASALVLECAISLYQDSRSRNALEKLKDITQPNCKVIRDGKIVAIKSEEIVLGDNLLTEEGALIAADGIIVHANDFSVNESILTGESLPVIKDTPSDQNAVFQGAMVASGLAIVRVTAIGNQTKLGKIGKSLEGIQEEKTPLELQITNFVKKMAFSGLIVFVIFWAINYYHSHNILDSLLKALTLAMSILPEEIPIAFTTFMAIGAWRLMNMGIVVKQMKTVETLGSATVICTDKTGTLTENKMSLAKVFALSTGRISESNVAFTEQEKEVLSLAVWASEVLPFDPMEIALHTAYSDFVEHDQRPAYSIIHEYALTGKPPMMTHIFENESNHRIIAAKGAPEALIAASSLNEIQKQQIYKAINTLAVDGYRVLGVAEAVFTGSDFPENQQDLPFELKGLVAFYDPPKHNIQAVLNDFYTAGISVKIITGDNTATTTAIAKQIGFKGYENSITGDELMQLSDHELAKQVQQIQLFTRMFPDAKLRVINALKAQNEIVAMTGDGVNDGPALKAAHIGIAMGKKGTEIAKQAASLILVEDDLSKMVHAVGVGRRIYANLKKAIQYIISIHIPIILTVFIPLTLGWAYPNIFSPIHIIFLELIMGPTCSIIYENEPMEKNTMTQKPRPLTNTFFSWKELTTSMIQGLVITTGTLLVYLYAVSQNAGEEITRTMVFTVLIAANIFLTLVNRSFYYSIFTTLQYKNNLVWLIIGITASLAGITLLVKPVSDFFEFKQLSALQLGICVVMGFVSVMWYELVKWVKRML from the coding sequence ATGTTTAACAATACCTTTGGCATAACAGGTTTAACAAAAAAACAGGTAGCTACAGCACGTAAAAAGCACGGTACGAATACTTTAACTTATAAAAAAGAGAATAATTTTTGGACTGCCCTCACAAATTTGGCAAAAGAACCCATGGTGATTTTGTTGTTTGTGGCATCGTGTATTTATCTTATTAGTGGAAAATGGGGCGATAGCTTTTTTTTAGCTTCAGCTTTGGTGCTAGAATGTGCCATTTCGCTTTATCAAGATTCTAGAAGTAGAAATGCTTTGGAAAAACTCAAAGATATTACACAGCCTAATTGTAAGGTAATACGAGATGGAAAAATAGTAGCAATTAAAAGCGAAGAAATCGTACTTGGCGACAACCTCCTGACAGAAGAAGGAGCGTTGATTGCTGCCGATGGTATTATTGTTCATGCCAATGATTTTTCGGTTAATGAATCTATTCTTACAGGCGAATCTTTACCAGTTATAAAAGATACCCCCTCCGATCAAAATGCTGTATTTCAGGGGGCTATGGTAGCTAGTGGCTTGGCAATTGTGCGTGTTACGGCAATCGGCAACCAAACCAAGCTTGGCAAAATAGGAAAAAGCCTAGAGGGTATTCAAGAAGAAAAAACACCCTTAGAACTTCAAATAACCAACTTTGTCAAGAAAATGGCCTTTAGTGGGCTAATCGTCTTTGTTATTTTTTGGGCTATCAATTACTATCACTCGCACAATATTTTGGATAGCCTATTGAAAGCGTTGACGTTGGCCATGAGTATTTTGCCCGAAGAAATTCCCATTGCATTTACTACTTTTATGGCAATTGGAGCTTGGCGTTTGATGAACATGGGTATTGTGGTAAAACAAATGAAAACAGTAGAAACACTGGGTAGTGCTACTGTAATTTGTACCGATAAAACAGGGACACTTACCGAAAACAAAATGAGTTTGGCCAAAGTGTTTGCCTTGTCGACAGGGCGGATTTCGGAAAGTAATGTAGCTTTTACCGAACAAGAAAAAGAAGTGTTGTCATTGGCTGTATGGGCTAGCGAGGTTTTGCCATTCGACCCTATGGAAATAGCCTTGCATACTGCCTATTCCGACTTTGTAGAACACGACCAACGGCCTGCATATAGCATTATTCATGAATATGCATTGACTGGAAAGCCCCCTATGATGACTCATATTTTTGAGAATGAATCAAATCACCGTATTATTGCCGCCAAGGGTGCTCCCGAAGCCCTTATTGCAGCCTCAAGTCTAAACGAGATTCAAAAACAACAAATATATAAAGCCATCAATACTTTGGCAGTAGACGGCTATCGAGTATTGGGCGTTGCTGAAGCCGTTTTTACAGGCTCAGATTTTCCAGAAAATCAACAAGATTTACCCTTTGAACTCAAAGGGTTAGTCGCTTTTTATGACCCACCCAAACACAATATTCAGGCTGTATTGAACGATTTTTATACGGCGGGTATTTCGGTCAAAATTATTACTGGCGACAACACCGCCACAACTACCGCTATTGCCAAGCAAATAGGGTTTAAGGGTTATGAAAATAGTATTACTGGCGACGAACTGATGCAGCTTTCAGACCATGAATTAGCCAAACAGGTTCAGCAAATCCAGTTATTTACTCGGATGTTTCCCGATGCCAAGTTGAGGGTAATCAATGCTTTGAAAGCCCAAAATGAGATTGTTGCTATGACAGGCGATGGAGTCAATGACGGCCCAGCCCTAAAAGCGGCTCATATAGGCATAGCCATGGGCAAAAAAGGTACAGAAATAGCCAAACAAGCAGCTTCTTTGATTTTGGTTGAAGATGATTTATCCAAAATGGTACATGCTGTTGGGGTAGGAAGACGCATTTATGCCAATCTCAAAAAAGCAATTCAGTACATCATTTCTATTCATATTCCGATTATCCTTACGGTATTTATTCCGCTTACTTTGGGCTGGGCGTATCCCAATATTTTTTCACCAATCCATATTATTTTCTTAGAACTTATTATGGGGCCTACCTGCTCGATTATCTATGAAAATGAGCCTATGGAAAAAAATACCATGACCCAAAAACCAAGACCATTGACCAACACTTTTTTTAGTTGGAAAGAACTTACTACCAGTATGATACAAGGCTTGGTAATTACGACTGGAACATTGCTAGTGTATCTGTATGCCGTAAGCCAAAACGCTGGCGAAGAGATAACCCGTACAATGGTTTTTACGGTATTGATAGCCGCCAATATTTTTCTAACCTTGGTCAATCGCTCTTTTTACTATTCAATTTTTACTACATTACAATACAAAAACAACCTTGTTTGGTTGATTATTGGTATTACTGCTTCGCTAGCAGGAATAACACTTTTGGTAAAACCCGTTAGTGACTTCTTTGAGTTCAAGCAGTTAAGTGCCTTACAATTAGGAATTTGTGTGGTGATGGGCTTTGTATCTGTAATGTGGTATGAGCTGGTTAAATGGGTAAAAAGGATGCTTTGA
- a CDS encoding alpha-ketoglutarate-dependent dioxygenase AlkB family protein yields MNQLLSTKSLFVLFPEQEARMGSYRKDIKLSNMELFSDAITRNLLPKDGIVQYYGKILSGQDAHFFYQKLMDSIAWKNDEAVIFGKHIITKRKVAWYGDSRYSYTYSNTTKEALLWTEELLILKKLVEEITQTHYNSCLLNLYHDGNEGMAWHSDDEKALGKDTSIASLSFGATRRFSLKHKQTQETLSIDLESGSLLEMKGTTQTHWLHSLPKTKRVSTPRINLTFRTMVLQDG; encoded by the coding sequence ATGAATCAGCTGCTCAGTACAAAATCCCTTTTTGTACTTTTTCCAGAACAAGAGGCTCGGATGGGTAGTTATAGAAAAGATATTAAACTTAGCAATATGGAATTATTTAGTGATGCAATTACCCGTAACTTATTGCCCAAAGATGGTATAGTGCAGTATTATGGCAAGATATTGTCAGGACAGGATGCTCATTTTTTTTACCAAAAACTTATGGATTCTATAGCATGGAAAAACGATGAAGCAGTTATTTTTGGTAAACACATTATTACCAAACGCAAAGTAGCTTGGTATGGCGATAGCCGTTATTCGTACACTTATTCTAATACAACCAAAGAGGCTTTGTTATGGACAGAAGAACTATTGATTTTGAAAAAATTAGTAGAGGAAATAACCCAAACTCATTATAACTCATGCCTGCTCAATTTGTATCATGATGGCAACGAAGGTATGGCATGGCATAGCGACGACGAAAAGGCATTGGGCAAAGATACCTCTATTGCATCGTTAAGTTTTGGTGCAACCCGTCGATTTTCGTTGAAGCACAAACAAACTCAAGAAACCCTATCTATCGATTTAGAGAGTGGTTCTTTGCTAGAAATGAAAGGTACAACCCAAACCCATTGGTTACATAGCTTGCCCAAAACCAAAAGGGTGTCGACCCCACGTATTAATCTTACCTTTAGGACTATGGTATTGCAAGACGGGTAA
- a CDS encoding YceI family protein: MKNLIILLLISSLSSINTSGQVYIGNTGFTSFFSKTPMENISAENRNVSAALNIATKDVAVRIQNAAFRFPNKLMEEHFNENYMESEKYPISTFKGKFLENIDGEKDGTYEVTVKGILEIHGVKQDKVFKAKISKLSDKLDITCNFDIKLTDHNIEIPKLVFEKIAETIAVKNKFSLTLKKP; the protein is encoded by the coding sequence ATGAAAAACCTCATTATACTATTACTAATCAGCTCATTATCTAGTATCAATACCTCTGGACAGGTATATATAGGCAATACAGGTTTTACAAGCTTTTTTTCGAAAACCCCTATGGAAAATATCAGTGCTGAAAACAGGAATGTTTCGGCAGCACTGAATATTGCCACCAAAGATGTTGCCGTAAGGATACAAAATGCAGCGTTTCGGTTTCCTAATAAACTGATGGAAGAGCATTTTAATGAAAACTATATGGAGTCTGAGAAGTACCCCATAAGTACTTTTAAAGGAAAGTTTTTAGAAAATATTGATGGAGAAAAAGACGGAACTTATGAAGTAACCGTAAAGGGTATATTGGAAATACACGGTGTCAAACAAGACAAAGTCTTTAAGGCTAAAATTAGTAAATTATCTGATAAACTGGATATTACATGCAATTTTGACATAAAATTAACCGACCACAACATAGAGATTCCCAAATTGGTATTTGAAAAAATAGCCGAAACAATTGCCGTAAAAAACAAGTTTTCTTTAACCCTAAAAAAGCCTTAA
- a CDS encoding glycoside hydrolase family 130 protein encodes MIEVKKEGILLEKTAFGFESDGVLNPAVIMDKGIIHLFYRAVSKGNYSTIGYCRLSGPMTVEERLENPLLFPQAPFESHGVEDPRIVKIDQLFYLTYTAYDGINSLGALATSLDLEQFDKKGILVPCLTFNEFAHLSESKSPLNEKYLRYNDPKSIHDKNDSQIFVWDKNLVFFPRKIQGKFFFLHRIKPDIQIVVVDSLEELTPNFWQNYFLNLGKNILLSPLHEHEVSYIGGGCPPIETDEGWLLIYHGVHDTVKGYVYSACAALLDLENPQNELARLPYPLFSPDLEWELKGQVNNVCFPSGALVIDDTLYIYYGAADEHIACASVSVTSLLKELLQHRYQGLLN; translated from the coding sequence ATGATAGAAGTAAAAAAAGAAGGCATTTTATTAGAAAAAACAGCCTTCGGTTTTGAAAGTGATGGGGTATTAAATCCTGCTGTTATTATGGACAAAGGTATTATTCATTTATTTTACCGAGCCGTCAGCAAAGGAAATTATTCTACGATTGGGTATTGTCGACTAAGTGGCCCTATGACAGTAGAAGAACGATTAGAAAATCCGCTACTTTTCCCGCAAGCTCCTTTTGAGTCGCATGGAGTTGAGGACCCTCGAATTGTTAAAATTGACCAACTTTTTTATTTGACGTATACTGCTTATGATGGCATAAATTCATTAGGAGCACTGGCAACCTCGCTCGACCTAGAGCAATTTGATAAAAAAGGAATTCTTGTGCCTTGTTTAACCTTCAACGAATTTGCCCATTTATCTGAATCTAAATCGCCCCTCAATGAAAAGTATTTAAGATATAACGACCCGAAAAGTATTCATGATAAAAATGATAGTCAAATCTTTGTTTGGGACAAAAATCTGGTGTTTTTTCCAAGAAAAATCCAAGGTAAGTTTTTCTTTTTGCATAGAATAAAGCCCGATATTCAGATTGTAGTGGTAGATTCTTTGGAAGAGCTTACGCCCAATTTCTGGCAAAACTACTTTCTTAATTTAGGAAAAAACATTTTGTTATCGCCCCTCCATGAACACGAAGTAAGTTATATTGGTGGCGGATGCCCCCCTATCGAAACCGATGAAGGTTGGCTTTTGATTTATCATGGTGTACACGATACCGTAAAGGGCTATGTTTATTCGGCTTGTGCAGCCTTATTAGACTTAGAAAACCCTCAGAACGAGCTAGCAAGACTACCTTATCCATTATTTAGTCCCGACCTCGAATGGGAGCTAAAAGGGCAAGTCAATAATGTATGTTTTCCTTCGGGAGCATTGGTAATCGACGATACACTGTATATTTATTATGGTGCAGCCGACGAGCATATTGCTTGTGCTTCAGTAAGTGTAACATCGCTTTTGAAAGAATTGCTACAACACAGATACCAAGGTTTGTTGAATTAG
- a CDS encoding sensor histidine kinase, translating into MKLINKFTSWYLAISAFVLLAGGILTFYSFESHIEIAQAKEQEKLLRHICQKIEKGVPAEKLVREQLQIREIPYSLPIQKVTLSDTIAWSPQLQRVDKQIKAAASYKIQGKHYYISVYNMMINADDVTQVVFESMLEIFLLLILLLGIFLRLGSERILAPFNHTLEVIHRFSLKQKQTIVLPESNTTEFQELNHFLQKMMNKAICDYNSLKEFSENASHELQTPLAIIQGKLELLMQSNINDEQATLILTALNALDKLTKTNQSLILLTKLENQEYESIKEIDFSELIKESIEGFEELLEMKSIQLEQDIEDNVSLRLHPVLASILLNNLFSNAIRHNICQGNIIVKLTPSKLYIQNSGTPPTVPTKELFRRFKKGNPDSIGLGLSIVQQICELHFFDIQYDYQDGSHRFVVCFKNAKTNRENQFIEHSSLDV; encoded by the coding sequence ATGAAACTCATCAATAAATTTACGTCTTGGTATCTTGCTATTTCGGCCTTTGTTTTACTGGCAGGTGGAATTCTTACGTTTTATAGTTTTGAATCACATATTGAAATTGCCCAAGCCAAAGAACAAGAAAAGTTGCTGAGACATATTTGTCAGAAAATAGAAAAAGGTGTTCCTGCCGAAAAATTGGTGCGAGAACAACTTCAAATTCGAGAAATACCTTATTCGTTGCCTATTCAAAAAGTTACTTTGTCCGATACAATTGCTTGGAGTCCACAGCTGCAAAGAGTAGATAAACAAATTAAGGCAGCGGCTTCGTACAAAATACAAGGCAAACACTATTACATATCGGTGTACAACATGATGATCAATGCCGATGATGTAACACAAGTTGTATTTGAGTCGATGTTAGAAATATTCTTATTGCTAATTTTATTACTCGGCATTTTTTTACGTTTAGGCTCAGAAAGAATATTAGCCCCTTTTAATCATACCCTTGAAGTAATTCACCGTTTTTCACTCAAACAAAAGCAAACCATTGTTTTGCCAGAAAGCAATACCACCGAGTTTCAGGAGCTAAACCATTTTTTACAAAAAATGATGAATAAAGCCATCTGTGACTACAATTCGTTAAAAGAATTTTCGGAGAACGCTTCGCACGAACTACAAACCCCCTTAGCTATTATTCAAGGAAAATTGGAGCTTTTGATGCAATCCAATATCAACGACGAACAAGCTACCCTTATCCTAACGGCTTTGAATGCCCTTGACAAGCTTACCAAAACCAACCAGTCGCTGATATTATTGACCAAACTCGAAAATCAAGAATATGAAAGTATCAAAGAAATAGACTTTAGTGAGCTTATCAAGGAATCTATCGAGGGTTTTGAGGAACTCCTCGAAATGAAGTCTATTCAACTAGAACAAGATATAGAAGATAACGTATCCTTGCGTTTGCATCCTGTGTTGGCCAGTATTTTACTCAATAACCTATTTAGTAATGCTATTCGGCACAACATTTGCCAAGGCAATATCATTGTTAAATTAACGCCTTCAAAACTGTATATCCAGAATTCGGGAACGCCACCTACTGTACCTACCAAAGAGCTATTCCGCAGATTCAAAAAAGGAAATCCTGATTCTATTGGCTTAGGCTTGTCGATTGTACAACAAATTTGCGAGCTTCATTTTTTTGATATTCAATACGATTATCAAGACGGCTCACATAGGTTTGTGGTGTGTTTTAAAAATGCCAAAACCAATCGAGAAAATCAGTTTATTGAACATTCGAGCCTAGACGTGTAG